In the Malus domestica chromosome 16, GDT2T_hap1 genome, one interval contains:
- the LOC103405182 gene encoding malate dehydrogenase-like translates to MAKEPARILVTGAAGQIGYALVPMIARGIMLGADQPVILHLLDIPPAAEALNGVKMELVDAAFPLLKGVVATTDVVEACNGVNIAVMVGGFPRKEGMERKDVMTKNVSIYRSQASALEKHAAPNCKVLVVANPANTNALILKEFAPSIPEKNITCLTRLDHNRALGQVSERLNVQVSDVKNVIIWGNHSSSQYPDVNHATVKTPSGEKCVRELVADDAWLNGEFISTVQQRGAAIIKARKLSSALSAASSACDHIRDWVLGTPEGTWVSMGVYSDGSYDVPSGLIFSFPVTCQHGEWKIVQGLSIDEFSRKKLDATAEELSEEKALAYSCLS, encoded by the exons ATGGCGAAAGAACCAGCTCGCATCCTCGTTACTGGAGCCGCAG GGCAAATTGGATATGCGCTTGTGCCGATGATCGCAAGGGGAATCATGCTCGGAGCAGATCAGCCGGTGATTCTGCACCTGCTTGATATCCCACCAGCTGCTGAGGCTTTGAATGGTGTCAAGATGGAGTTGGTGGACGCCGCTTTCCCTCTGCTTAAAG GTGTTGTTGCTACAACTGATGTTGTGGAAGCATGCAATGGAGTTAACATCGCCGTCATGGTCGGTGGCTTCCCTAGGAAAGAAGGCATGGAAAGGAAAGACGTCATGACAAAGAACGTTTCCATCTACAGGTCCCAAGCTTCTGCACTGGAAAAGCATGCAGCTCCTAACTGCAAG GTTTTGGTTGTTGCTAATCCCGCAAACACCAATGCATTGATCTTGAAGGAATTTGCACCATCAATTCCTGAGAAAAACATCACCTGTTTGACTAGACTAGATCATAACAGGGCCTTGGGCCAGGTTTCTGAGAGATTGAATGTTCAAGTTTCTGATGTTAAGAATGTTATTATCTGGGGTAACCACTCATCGTCGCAGTATCCTGATGTCAACCATGCAACTGTCAAGACACCATCTGGGGAGAAATGTGTCCGTGAGCTTGTTGCTGATGATGCATG GTTGAATGGAGAATTCATTTCCACTGTTCAACAACGTGGTGCTGCAATCATCAAGGCCCGTAAGCTGTCAAGTGCATTATCTGCTGCAAGTTCTGCTTGTGATCACATTCGTGATTGGGTACTTGGAACCCCGGAG GGCACTTGGGTTTCCATGGGTGTTTACTCTGACGGCTCATACGATGTACCTTCTGGTCTCATTTTCTCATTCCCAGTCACTTGCCAACATGGGGAGTGGAAGATTGTTCAAG GACTCTCTATTGACGAGTTCTCGAGGAAGAAGTTGGATGCAACTGCAGAGGAGCTCAGTGAGGAGAAAGCTTTGGCATACTCTTGCCTCTCTTAG